The proteins below come from a single Oncorhynchus keta strain PuntledgeMale-10-30-2019 chromosome 1, Oket_V2, whole genome shotgun sequence genomic window:
- the LOC118395328 gene encoding uncharacterized protein LOC118395328 isoform X1: MIVTMLTAMYMVVRVVEKIGVRFARRDPPLPFVVTQVLPWQVHHVSQKRRSSATAEYDGQRRNSLGVFRKINSDLFPNTTLAVAVATLAVPCLLTCNRKDSTCSNGCAAAPLGLTLPVEKAAATIQNQFRKYQQKKKETK; encoded by the exons ATGATAGTTACAATGCTAACGGCTATGTACATGGTGGTCAGAGTAGTTGAAAAG ATAGGAGTGCGGTTTGCGCGCAGGGATCCTCCCTTGCCTTTCGTGGTGACCCAGGTTCTGCCCTGGCAGGTGCACCATGTGTCCCAAAAGAGGAGGAGCAGCGCAACAGCAGAG TACGATGGCCAGAGGAGGAACAGCCTAGGAGTGTTCAGAAAGA TAAATTCGGACCTCTTCCCCAATACAACGTTGGCTGTTGCTGTTGCCACTTTGGCTGTGCCCTGTCTCCTGACGTGCAACCGGAAAGACTCCACCTGCAGCAACGGGTGTGCAGCGGCGCCCCTCGGCCTCACCCTGCCCGTGGAGAAAGCTGCCGCCACCATCCAGAACCAGTTCAGGAAGTACCAGCAGAAGAAGAAGGAGACCAAGTAG
- the LOC118395328 gene encoding uncharacterized protein LOC118395328 isoform X2 → MIVTMLTAMYMVVRVVEKIGVRFARRDPPLPFVVTQVLPWQVHHVSQKRRSSATAEYDGQRRNSLGVFRKNSTCSNGCAAAPLGLTLPVEKAAATIQNQFRKYQQKKKETK, encoded by the exons ATGATAGTTACAATGCTAACGGCTATGTACATGGTGGTCAGAGTAGTTGAAAAG ATAGGAGTGCGGTTTGCGCGCAGGGATCCTCCCTTGCCTTTCGTGGTGACCCAGGTTCTGCCCTGGCAGGTGCACCATGTGTCCCAAAAGAGGAGGAGCAGCGCAACAGCAGAG TACGATGGCCAGAGGAGGAACAGCCTAGGAGTGTTCAGAAAGA ACTCCACCTGCAGCAACGGGTGTGCAGCGGCGCCCCTCGGCCTCACCCTGCCCGTGGAGAAAGCTGCCGCCACCATCCAGAACCAGTTCAGGAAGTACCAGCAGAAGAAGAAGGAGACCAAGTAG